The window TCTACGGCATCGTCGTGGCCTTCACGAAGAAGGAGCTCGCCGGCAACAATCCGTGGGGCGAAGGCGCGACCACGCTGGAGTGGACCCTGTCGTCGCCGCCGCCCTTCCACCAGTTCGAGACGCTGCCGCGTATCACCGGCTCGGACCACTAAACAGACTGGCGGCGGGCCTCTCGCCCGCCGCCGCCCCTCCCCCGAGCGCCTGGTCCGAGGCGCTCCGGAGACGGGCGGATCCCGCAAACGATGCCCTCGGGCATCACGAAAGTTGAAGTGAACGAATTTCAATGTCTGCTGCCTTCGATCAGATCCCCCAGGCTGACGACGGAGTCTCGCTGAGTTCCACCGGCGAGGCGCGCGACTTCTTCGAACTGCTCAAGCCGCGGGTGATGTTCCTCGTCGTGGTGACGGCGCTCGGCGGCATGGTTGCGGCGCCGGGTACGGTCAATCCGGTGATCGGCTTTGCCGCGCTGCTGGCGATCGCAGTCGGCGCCGGCGCCTCGGGCTGCCTCAACATGTGGTGGGATGCCGACATCGACGCGGTGATGGCGCGCACCGCCGGTCGGCCGATCCCCGCCGGGCGCATCCTGCCTTCCGAAGCGCTCGCCTTCGGGCTCACGCTCTCCGTCGGCTCGGTGCTGGTCCTCGGCCTCGTCGCCAACCTGCTCTCGGCGGCGATGCTCGCTTTCACGATCTTCTTCTACGCCGTCATCTATTCGATGTGGCTGAAGCGGGCGACGCCGCAGAACATCGTCATCGGAGGCGCTGCCGGTGCCTTCCCGCCGATGATCGGCGAAGCCGTGGTCACCGGCGATTTCGGCCTGACCTCGATCGTGCTCTTCGCGATCATCTTCCTGTGGACGCCACCGCATTTTTGGGCGCTGGCCCTGGTGAAGTCCGACGACTATGCCCGCGCCGGCATCCCGATGCTGCCGAACGTTGCCGGCCCCGCTGCCACGCGTCGCCAGATCGTCGCCTATACGCTGGTGCTGGCCCCGGTCGCAGTGCTGCCGGCGCTGATGGGCTTCGGCGGGCTGATCTATCTCGTTGTCTCGGTGGTGACCGGGCTCGCCATGATCGGGCTGTCGCTGCGGGTGCTGCGGGTCACTGAAGGCGAAGCTGCCAACAAGGCGGCCTATGCCCTGTTCGGCTTCTCGATCCTCTATCTCTTCCTGCTCTTCGCCGTGCTGCTGGCCGAGAACGGCCTTGGCCTGATGTGGGCCCTGCCCAAGGTGTTGGGATGAGCGAGGGCCCACAGGACAAGAAACAACCGCCGGCCCCCTTCTCGCCGGAGGACATGGCCCGACGCAATCGCCGCTCGATCGCGCTCGCGCTCGTGCTCGGTGGTCTCGTGCTGTTCTTCTTCATCGTGACGCTGGCCAAGACCGGGCCGGCGATCCTCAACCGCCCGCTGTGACGCGATGACGGCCGCCTCCAGAAACCGCCGCACCGTCCTCGCCTGCAGCACCGCCGTGCTCGCTATGACCGGGCTCTCCTTCGCCGCGGTGCCGCTCTACAACCTCTTCTGCAAGGTCACCGGTTTTGGCGGCACGCCGATGGTCGGCACCGCCGCCACCGGCAAGACCAGCGAGCGGATCGTCTCGGTCGCCTTCGACGCCAATGTCGCCCCGGCTTTGGGCTGGCGCTTCGAGGCGGAGAAGACGGAGATCAAGGCGCAGGTCGGCGTGACGCAGACGGTGTTCTACAAGATCACCAACACGTCCTCGCGGCCGATGACCGGCATCGCGACCTATAATGTCCAGCCGAACCAGTCGGGCGCCTATTTCGTCAAGATCCAGTGCTTCTGCTTCACTGAGACGACGCTGCAGCCCGGTGAGACCCTGGAAGCGCCGGTGGTGTTCTACATCGATCCCGAGATCGAGTTGAACCGCGAGCTCGCCAGCCTGAAATCGATCACCCTGTCCTACACCTACTTCCCGTCGAAGAACGGGCAGCCGGTCGCGGAAAGCAAGGGTGACGGCAACCAACCGAAACTATAAAGCTGCGCAAGAAGCGCTGCACTTCTACGGACGCGGAGAGTTAAGCACGATGGCCGGGGCTCACACCAAGAACCACGACTACCACCTCGTCGATCCGAGCCCGTGGCCGATCGTCGGCGCCGCCAGCGCGACCATCATGGCGATCGGCGCGGTGATGTGGATGAAGTCGCTGCCGCTGCTCGGCATGAACATCGGCCCGCTGGTGTTCGGCGTCGGCCTGCTCGGCGTGCTCTACACCATGCTCGCCTGGTGGATGGACGTGACCCGCGAGGCCGAGCGCGAGGGCCATCACACCCGCGTGGTGCAGCTGCATCACCGCTACGGCATGATGATGTTCATCGCCTCCGAGGTGATGTTCTTCGTCGCCTGGTTCTGGGCCTATTTCGACGCGAGCCTGTTCACCGGCGAGCACATCCAGTTCGCCCGCGCCGAGTTCACTGGCGGGCATTGGCCGCCGAAGGGCATCGAGACCTTCGATCCCTGGCACCTGCCGCTGCTCAACACGCTGATCCTGCTGACCTCAGGCACGACCGTGACCTGGGCGCACTATGCCTTGATCCAGGGCGACCGGAAGAGCCTGAAGCAGGCCCTGTGGCTGACCGTGATCCTCGGCATCCTGTTCACCGCCTGCCAGGGCTACGAGTACGCGCACGCCGCCTTCGCCTTCAAGGGCAACATCTACGGCGCGACCTTCTTCATGGCGACAGGCTTCCACGGTTTCCATGTCATCATCGGCACGATCTTCCTGGCGATCTGCCTGTGGCGCGTCTATCTCGGCCATTTCAAGCCGGACCAGCATCTCGGCTTCGAGTTCGCCGCCTGGTACTGGCACTTCGTCGACGTGGTCTGGCTGTTCCTGTTCGCCTCGATCTATGTCTGGGGCTCCGGCACACCCGCGGCTCACTGAGGTCCAGGCC is drawn from Bosea sp. Tri-49 and contains these coding sequences:
- a CDS encoding heme o synthase; the encoded protein is MSAAFDQIPQADDGVSLSSTGEARDFFELLKPRVMFLVVVTALGGMVAAPGTVNPVIGFAALLAIAVGAGASGCLNMWWDADIDAVMARTAGRPIPAGRILPSEALAFGLTLSVGSVLVLGLVANLLSAAMLAFTIFFYAVIYSMWLKRATPQNIVIGGAAGAFPPMIGEAVVTGDFGLTSIVLFAIIFLWTPPHFWALALVKSDDYARAGIPMLPNVAGPAATRRQIVAYTLVLAPVAVLPALMGFGGLIYLVVSVVTGLAMIGLSLRVLRVTEGEAANKAAYALFGFSILYLFLLFAVLLAENGLGLMWALPKVLG
- a CDS encoding cytochrome c oxidase assembly protein; this encodes MLAMTGLSFAAVPLYNLFCKVTGFGGTPMVGTAATGKTSERIVSVAFDANVAPALGWRFEAEKTEIKAQVGVTQTVFYKITNTSSRPMTGIATYNVQPNQSGAYFVKIQCFCFTETTLQPGETLEAPVVFYIDPEIELNRELASLKSITLSYTYFPSKNGQPVAESKGDGNQPKL
- a CDS encoding cytochrome c oxidase subunit 3, producing the protein MAGAHTKNHDYHLVDPSPWPIVGAASATIMAIGAVMWMKSLPLLGMNIGPLVFGVGLLGVLYTMLAWWMDVTREAEREGHHTRVVQLHHRYGMMMFIASEVMFFVAWFWAYFDASLFTGEHIQFARAEFTGGHWPPKGIETFDPWHLPLLNTLILLTSGTTVTWAHYALIQGDRKSLKQALWLTVILGILFTACQGYEYAHAAFAFKGNIYGATFFMATGFHGFHVIIGTIFLAICLWRVYLGHFKPDQHLGFEFAAWYWHFVDVVWLFLFASIYVWGSGTPAAH